One genomic region from Thalassotalea sp. PS06 encodes:
- a CDS encoding UDP-N-acetylmuramoyl-L-alanyl-D-glutamate--2,6-diaminopimelate ligase translates to MGDVTAYSITSALAKFKIALDPKLDADKKQIVNDSRQIMAGDIFAAVRGTLGQGHVFIESAIAAGAAMVLIDVDDEAGHGQLRWLEGPSGPVAAVEFYQLGANLAQLAAEYYQHPAKDMTLYGVTGTNGKTSCCQLIAQSLDILNKPSAMIGTLGAGAVDNLVDINNTTPGPTLLQSLLAGFKAGSRENVAMEVSSHALEQKRLLPELIDVAIFTNLSRDHLDYHGSMRAYGDAKGKLFVANDTQRWVLNADDKQSLRYLAKACGSNPIVMFSSTKNLDELQQQFTQANHYVIASDIKCHSKGLNFTLKSSWGSVAVATPLLGRFNVDNLLACFSALLIEGYALDDIANAATKLHAVAGRMEAFSGIDTTTAVVDYAHTPDALENALKACRYHNPANLWVVFGCGGDRDKGKRPLMAQVAEQHADHIIITNDNPRSENPQTIADEILAGLSNQSRAEIILDRRQAVSASLSNAGPQDMVLLAGKGHEDYMIIGEERIDYDERALVADYFSGSQS, encoded by the coding sequence ATGGGTGATGTAACTGCTTATTCCATTACCTCGGCACTAGCTAAGTTCAAGATTGCCCTTGACCCTAAGCTGGATGCGGATAAAAAACAGATAGTTAATGACTCACGCCAGATCATGGCGGGAGATATATTTGCCGCGGTTCGCGGCACCCTTGGCCAGGGACATGTCTTTATCGAATCAGCTATTGCTGCAGGCGCAGCTATGGTGTTGATTGATGTTGATGATGAAGCGGGTCACGGCCAGTTACGCTGGTTAGAAGGGCCATCGGGACCGGTTGCTGCGGTGGAATTTTATCAACTCGGTGCCAATCTGGCACAGTTAGCGGCAGAATATTATCAGCATCCGGCCAAAGACATGACCTTGTACGGTGTGACGGGCACGAATGGCAAGACCAGTTGTTGCCAGCTTATCGCCCAATCTCTTGATATCCTAAACAAACCTTCGGCGATGATTGGCACCTTAGGTGCAGGCGCCGTTGATAATCTGGTTGATATCAATAATACCACCCCAGGACCTACCTTGTTGCAATCTCTGTTAGCGGGTTTCAAAGCCGGTAGCAGAGAAAACGTGGCGATGGAAGTTTCTTCCCATGCGCTTGAGCAAAAGCGACTGCTACCAGAGCTAATTGATGTCGCAATTTTCACCAACTTAAGTCGTGATCACCTTGATTATCATGGTTCGATGCGCGCTTATGGTGATGCCAAAGGCAAATTATTTGTCGCCAATGACACTCAACGCTGGGTGTTAAATGCCGATGACAAACAATCCCTTCGTTATTTAGCTAAAGCTTGCGGCAGCAATCCGATTGTAATGTTTTCCTCGACAAAAAATCTGGATGAGCTGCAACAACAATTTACGCAAGCGAACCATTACGTGATTGCCAGCGATATCAAGTGTCACTCCAAAGGCCTTAATTTTACCCTTAAATCAAGTTGGGGAAGCGTCGCGGTAGCAACGCCATTACTCGGTAGGTTTAACGTCGATAACTTACTGGCATGTTTTAGTGCCCTGTTGATTGAAGGCTATGCACTAGATGATATTGCAAATGCCGCAACCAAACTTCATGCCGTAGCTGGAAGGATGGAAGCTTTCAGTGGCATTGATACCACCACCGCTGTCGTTGACTACGCTCATACGCCCGACGCCCTTGAAAACGCCTTAAAAGCATGTCGTTATCATAATCCGGCAAATCTTTGGGTAGTATTTGGCTGCGGTGGCGATCGCGACAAAGGCAAAAGACCATTAATGGCGCAGGTGGCAGAACAACATGCCGACCATATCATCATTACCAACGACAACCCTCGCTCTGAGAATCCGCAAACCATTGCCGATGAGATCCTCGCCGGATTAAGCAATCAGAGTCGAGCCGAGATTATCCTCGATCGTCGTCAGGCCGTTTCTGCATCATTAAGCAATGCAGGTCCACAAGACATGGTTTTACTTGCCGGTAAAGGCCATGAAGATTACATGATTATTGGTGAAGAGCGCATTGACTATGATGAGCGAGCGTTGGTTGCCGACTATTTTTCCGGGAGTCAGTCATGA
- the murF gene encoding UDP-N-acetylmuramoyl-tripeptide--D-alanyl-D-alanine ligase, which translates to MIQLTLSEIANHLGANLIGSDTTIESVSTDTRALKQGDLFIALKGPNFDAHNFIQQAEDAKCSAAIVESVQAINIPQLVVADTHKALGQLGALVKARVNPKTLAITGSSGKTTVKEMSAAILAQLGQVLATGGNFNNDIGVPLTLMRLTEGDEYAVIELGANHLGEIAYTTNLTKPDVAMINNIAAAHLEGFGDLNGVARAKGEIFDGLGEHGVGAYNFDTPYADKWLWRLQGKETKTFSGSDNQQQADYFASDIEMDSLGCAAFVLHTPTASTALQLPLPGIHNVSNAVAAATVCMAMGATLEQVKQGLQSMQPVKGRLNLHQLPGEMTLIDDTYNANVESTRAAAELLSGYDGRTLLILGDMAELGEDARAYHQEIGEYAQKQGIDNLLTLGVLSQSASDVYEQKGRHFSSRELLLDYLKQLLETERQPITILVKGSRSARMELVVADIAEWRRSTTGGTTC; encoded by the coding sequence ATGATCCAGTTAACCTTATCTGAAATTGCTAACCATCTGGGCGCAAACCTGATTGGTTCTGATACCACGATAGAATCAGTCAGCACCGATACCCGAGCCCTAAAACAAGGCGATTTGTTTATTGCCCTTAAAGGCCCTAACTTTGACGCCCACAATTTTATTCAACAGGCCGAAGATGCAAAATGTAGCGCTGCCATTGTTGAATCTGTGCAGGCTATTAACATTCCTCAGTTGGTTGTCGCCGATACTCACAAAGCCCTTGGACAACTCGGCGCTCTGGTTAAAGCCAGAGTGAATCCAAAGACTCTGGCGATAACCGGTAGTAGTGGCAAAACTACGGTGAAAGAGATGTCTGCGGCGATTCTGGCGCAACTTGGCCAGGTATTAGCAACAGGTGGCAATTTCAATAACGATATTGGCGTACCTCTTACCTTAATGCGCTTAACCGAAGGCGATGAGTATGCGGTTATTGAGCTAGGTGCTAATCATTTAGGTGAAATTGCGTATACGACAAACCTGACTAAGCCAGATGTAGCGATGATCAATAACATTGCTGCCGCGCATCTGGAAGGGTTTGGCGATCTTAACGGTGTTGCCAGAGCCAAAGGTGAGATTTTTGATGGTCTTGGTGAACATGGTGTAGGTGCCTATAACTTTGATACGCCATATGCCGATAAGTGGTTATGGCGCCTGCAAGGCAAAGAGACAAAAACTTTCTCTGGCAGTGATAATCAGCAACAAGCGGATTATTTTGCCAGTGATATTGAAATGGATTCTTTAGGATGTGCTGCGTTCGTACTGCATACCCCCACAGCAAGCACAGCGTTGCAGCTACCATTACCCGGCATCCACAATGTCAGTAATGCCGTTGCTGCCGCTACCGTTTGCATGGCAATGGGCGCGACACTCGAGCAGGTTAAGCAGGGGCTGCAAAGCATGCAGCCGGTTAAAGGACGTTTAAACCTGCACCAATTACCGGGTGAAATGACGCTGATTGACGATACCTACAATGCCAATGTGGAATCGACCAGAGCTGCAGCGGAACTCTTATCCGGTTACGATGGTCGTACCTTATTGATATTGGGTGACATGGCAGAACTTGGTGAAGATGCCCGTGCATACCACCAGGAAATCGGCGAATATGCGCAAAAACAGGGTATTGATAACTTACTTACCTTGGGTGTGCTGAGCCAGTCAGCATCCGATGTCTACGAACAAAAAGGCCGACATTTCTCATCGCGAGAACTGCTTTTAGATTATTTAAAGCAGTTGTTAGAGACTGAACGTCAGCCAATAACAATATTAGTCAAAGGTTCGCGCAGTGCGCGGATGGAATTAGTCGTTGCAGATATCGCCGAATGGCGACGCAGTACGACAGGGGGAACAACATGCTAG